The following are encoded in a window of Lentimicrobiaceae bacterium genomic DNA:
- the nrfH gene encoding cytochrome c nitrite reductase small subunit gives MIKKIIQIFTPPPQWRVPVIIALGIFTGFSAYIFYTSRAWSYLSDDPQACVNCHIMTPEYATWSHSSHKHITNCNECHVPHNNVFNKYFFKAKDGLYHASIFTLRAEPQVIHAKEASIKVIKENCERCHTDAVDNEKMLVASVLRKDSEEEEKEEERLCWECHRETPHGRVHSLASTPYAFAPRPESPVPDWLKKEIKSEFKRKRNAK, from the coding sequence ATGATCAAGAAAATTATCCAAATTTTTACCCCTCCTCCTCAATGGCGTGTTCCTGTGATTATTGCATTGGGGATTTTTACAGGTTTCTCCGCTTATATTTTTTACACTTCCAGAGCATGGTCTTATCTTTCCGACGATCCGCAGGCATGCGTTAACTGCCACATCATGACGCCAGAATATGCAACCTGGTCGCATAGCTCTCACAAACACATCACCAATTGCAACGAATGCCACGTTCCGCATAACAACGTCTTCAACAAATATTTTTTTAAAGCCAAAGACGGCTTATACCACGCTTCTATCTTTACTTTGCGTGCCGAGCCACAGGTAATCCATGCCAAAGAGGCAAGCATAAAAGTAATTAAGGAAAACTGCGAACGTTGCCACACAGATGCCGTTGACAACGAAAAAATGCTGGTAGCTTCGGTATTGCGAAAAGATTCTGAAGAGGAGGAAAAAGAGGAAGAACGCCTCTGCTGGGAATGTCATCGCGAAACACCCCACGGAAGAGTTCACAGCCTGGCAAGTACACCCTATGCCTTTGCACCAAGACCGGAAAGTCCGGTACCGGATTGGCTGAAGAAAGAAATAAAGTCTGAATTTAAAAGAAAAAGAAATGCAAAGTGA
- a CDS encoding cupin domain-containing protein gives MQITKLKEASSVPTDINGKIMWKGQDVEVIHLTLQPGKIIPAHSNPFDVVFYAIEGEAMLDCDKEQCLLEANSCTRVASGTQRGLENKSEKDFKVLVIKLLAH, from the coding sequence ATGCAAATTACAAAACTAAAAGAAGCTTCATCGGTTCCGACGGATATTAATGGTAAAATCATGTGGAAAGGTCAAGATGTGGAAGTCATCCATCTTACCCTGCAACCCGGGAAAATCATCCCTGCACACAGCAATCCTTTCGACGTAGTATTTTATGCCATAGAAGGTGAAGCAATGCTTGATTGCGATAAAGAACAATGTCTGCTGGAAGCCAATTCGTGCACTCGCGTTGCTTCAGGTACACAACGAGGGCTGGAAAACAAATCGGAAAAGGATTTTAAAGTTCTTGTAATTAAACTTCTTGCTCATTAA
- a CDS encoding cupin domain-containing protein: MDYKEFDKATIFSFGNIIDYASDAIVSKTIMKKETGNVSLFSFAKGQELSEHTAPFDALVQVVDGKAEIIINGKSHFLETGNSIIMPANNPHAVKAMENFKMILTMIKS; the protein is encoded by the coding sequence ATGGATTACAAAGAATTTGATAAAGCAACCATTTTCAGCTTCGGCAACATCATAGATTATGCTTCGGATGCTATCGTAAGCAAAACCATCATGAAGAAAGAAACCGGAAATGTATCCCTTTTTTCTTTCGCCAAAGGACAGGAACTCAGCGAACATACAGCTCCATTTGATGCATTGGTTCAAGTTGTTGATGGCAAAGCTGAAATTATCATCAACGGAAAATCGCATTTTCTGGAAACAGGAAACAGCATAATTATGCCGGCAAATAACCCACATGCGGTTAAAGCTATGGAAAATTTCAAGATGATACTCACCATGATAAAATCCTGA